CACTACACGCAGTTCCTGAATGTCTAAAATTTGTTTCTAGAAGCATAACAAAGTAATACTATGGGTAACTTTGAAAGATATTGAATTCGGCGGTCAAAACCCACCTCAGCCATGATGTGTGACATATGACATAAGATGCCTTTGACTAACTGAGGGATTGCAAAATTAATGGCTCCGAAATTCTCTCAAGATGAATCTCATATTTCATGCATTTAGTATTGTATGTATTCCAATTCAATAATGCAATTTCTGGCAGATCTACGGTACGCGTATTGGGGTTAAAAGGAAACGATCTTTCTGTTGTCTCGTCAAACTAATTTTCCATGTGGGTTTGAATCCACTGCCATCTGCTAGAACTACCGTCAAGGAAGTCGctttctttatgttttcttgcatgtaaagctttctttttcattaatgataataataataaaaggaggagaaaagTCATTCTTGTCGAACCAATAGTATCATACGAGTAGTACTGAtggaaaatgaaatgaacagTTCGCAGCTTGACTCCTCTATGGATCACATGAAAATACCCAGTTCGTGTGCGTGTATGCCTGTTTATCCTTCTGTACATATACCGTTAAGCTATACATTTTGTGTATCACTCCtctttaatttatatataaatcactTTGGAAAGTACAATTTTTTCCATAATATGAATGAGCTCCTTGAAAGTTTAGCTGGGGATTAGCAAGTTAACCAGTCATTAGCTAACACGCCCATGAGAAGCCGAGCGTGTATTTGCGGCAGCTCATATCCAAAAAGGAACCAGCgatcttcatatatatatatatatatatgttgctaaATAAAGCAGCACAACGAGCCAagccagctcgaactcaacacgaATTCACTCGTcaaaactcaactcgtttataaataagttgagttcgagttcaaatgcatgcttgaaatgttaaatgagtctaGTTTGGTTATAAGATCTCGACTCGGCACAACTCAGCTTAACTATACAATGAATGCTGAATTATAATGAGTGAATAGTTAAACAAGTAACAAGTAAAGGTGTTAgtaagttaaaagaaatgagtcatgcttaacataaatgagaTAAAGGAGTCAAGTTTGTGCTCCGTGTTGTATTCTTgggttgagctcgagctcgccCAATATAATGCgagataaataaatatataaaaaccaCCACTAAAGGTATCATGCCACAAGAACAAAGCAATAATTTGTAACGTAGGAAAGGTTCATGATATTGTGAATGACTATTTATGGTGCTTTTAGTTATaggttttaaatatatatttaaacatATGGGGATTGTATGCTGCTGGATGTTGAtggaaaattaaatatttaaaagccaTACTAAAACCTCCATTCCGCATAAGCATTAACAATGGTTAATAATGTAGTAAATGGCTTATGGTGTTTCTAATGATAGCTTATgcagtttgattttttttatatgtgtCCACAATAACCCATTATTGCACTACAAACTTATAAACTGTCGTTGATACTATTTTGGCAACTGCTTTTTAACAtagtttttggtttttaaccCTGTCTATGCCTCTGATATccaacaaatttcaaatttgagttactcgtagtgaaaaaaaaaaacagagggcAGATACGACATGAAATAtgttcaattattttttaaattcgaaaacaaaaaataagggGATACGAACCGATAACAAGCCGAACCGAGAGGGCACCGATGTCATTGTCGTACAACATCGTTTAAAAAGACATAACATTGGTCCAAATGACATAACGTGCCGTCCACGCCACTCGTTAAGGTGCGCTCGCCCGCACAAAGAAATTGGACAGTTGCCATTGAATCCTCCCTTCAGACTTTCACTCAGTCCACAGCGGCCGCCTCACagacgtctctctctctctctctctccctccctttttATGCCTTTTCTtattccttctctttcttcttatgcttccttttcctctcttctcttgaagcatctctctctctctctctcttactctctctttctttctatcatGGAGGACTTTTGCTTCTCTTCAGCTGAACACAACGACATATATTTTCCAATCCATCCTTCTGCACCACCACCATCTCTTTCACATATGTTAAGTTCTCACAACTTTCCAGTAGATCTGCACCAAAATCCAAGTGGGTTGTTAGGGTTAATTAAGACGGAGGCTGCACCTGCTAGGAATTTAGATCCCAGCGCTTCACAAGGAGAAGCGGCCAGTACTGGATCTGTGGAAGTCGAAGCCGCCGGACCAACAccggagaagaagaagaagggtgaGAAGAAGGAGCGGAGGCCGAGGTACGCCTTCCAGACAAGAAGTCAAGTAGACATACTGGACGATGGCTATCGGTGGAGGAAGTATGGGCAAAAGGCAGTGAAGAATAACAAGCATCCTAGGTATAATTTCTTGTTATTAATTGATCTTTACTATCAATATTACTGCTGCTTTTGTTGCTATAGTTTTTATGCAGAGAAGCTGCACCGGAGATCCAATACCTGGTTGCACTCCTTTATATATACTTGGAAAATACTCATTGGCCGCATGTTTGATTGTCTCGATATATAGTGCCCGATTATTCAGAATTACAACTCAATTAAAAGCGACCGAAGAAAATTAAACAGAATTTCACTCCCATAGACTAATTTATTCAATAATTAATAAATTTCAAGGCTAAAAAGATGGAAGGTGCATGGCAATAAAGCTGATCAAAGTCCGATCCGTTTGTTTGATTTTGATCAACAAATACGGTGAGGATAACCTTTACATGAAGTAAATGGTTATCCAGACAACGAAACACGATCTTAATTATGACTGGTCTATAGAAATGTTAAAATTGAATGAGTTCCCACCATTGATGTTAGAGAATCCTTGctttttggttttccatttttctttagtttatttCTCTTTAGTGAGTGTGGTGGCATAAGATTGTCATTAGGTGTCAACATGTTTATGGTAAGATAGCGTAGGCAAGCATGAGGTTGAAATTACACTTTTGGCTTTATTGGTATTTGATGGGTGTGCTGCATCTCTTTGTTTTTGGTGATTTACATTAAGCCATGAAAAAGATCTGTGATCTTGACGCATCACCAAATAAAGAGGCTACAACTTTGGTTTCATTAGCTATGACCGGATAAGTAAGGAAGTAATTAGTGCATGGTGACTGATACTCTCATCTACTTGTCTTCCTTGTTGGCCATCCCCTATCATGGTTTCATCATTTTGACCACATATAATAACTCCTTTGTAGTTAAGGATGTTCATAGCCAACTCAGGCTTGACTCAAACTAGTTTGGCTATCCTTGATTtcagctcaacttgtttaataaatgagtcgagttcaagttaagaACTCCACTGATGCAAATAaatgagtcaaactcgagctagATAGGCTCAGGTCGACTAAACTTGTGGggaaaaaacatgcaaaacatgttTCAGATTTTcatcaagaaaaaaagttgCCTCAGTGGGCTTCTGTGGGACTTGCAAGAGTCTCCTTGTCCCCCACTCGTGGAAAAACTTTTTTCCAATATATGGCTTGCCTAAGCTTAAGCCAGATTCCGGCTCAAGCTTAGTTGAGCCAAATCCGAGCTTTCTTCAACTCATCCCAAGCCTCGAGCCAGtcgactcaagctcgagccaaTCTGTGAGTTTAGAGACTCGAGCAGACAAAGCACTTTACATTTCACCAGCCTACAAATTACGAATATGATAGAGAAGATGTCTTAAGTGCTAATTTAATCTTGGTGAGTGATTGGGAGGCTACTTAAGATAGATGAATTCATTGTGAGATAAAAACTATGAAAATGAAGGCAAATATTGCTCTAGTACTTGATATTTTACGGGCGTTTTGCTGAAAAACTTTATGGTGCCAACACTACCCGGAATTTTGGAATAAACCATGAATGAAATACCGTGGTTTTGGGCTCAAAGTAGTGAAAGTGTAAAAGAGAGACGATGAGACCGACGGAAACATGTTGTTGTATTAGGCAATTCGGCATCTTCTTCAAGTTGGCATTGCGtacaaaactctctctctctctctctctctccatgatACGTAtgaacacactctctctctcacatacacacacataaacgTGCGTGTGTTTTTACTGTTGCGCGCATGCATTTTTGTGTTATGCCGACAGAAACACAGCTGTATTGTCAGAATCACCTAAAGTAGGAATCCTGGTTTCTTGGAATTGGAAGTGAATAGATTGCGAATCCCAACTCTTAAGTCTGACTCCCTTCTATCGATTTTACTTGATCAATTGTAGTCGAATATCATTTCTTACATTCAATATATATTCTATAAAAACATACCAATTTTTACTAGCATTAAGCATGTCATCACCATATCCCTTAATAGTTCGCCATATATGCCATCGATCCACTACTACTGTAACTAATTTCTTGCTTCCCATTCTTTCAAAAATTCGAATGGCCTCTTCCTAATTACTTTGATTTTAtattcctcctcctctttctgcATTCTCGCTCTGGAAGCTGCACAGATTGTATTCCATGCATATGTAATaattcttgaaaaaattaaaagcaaaaaaccGTTCAAATTAATGAGAATCTTGATTATTATATATTGACAACAATGGTAATGTAGattatgataattaaaaacaagaacaatGTTAATTTAACAACATTACATTAATAATACAAAATACAAGAACGAGAGACGTAGTACTAAAAATATTTGCTCATCCAGAGCATGCAATATTGGTTGTAGTCAATTATAGAACTTTATCATATTTATCAATGCTCTGAGATCGCCTAGCTCTATTTTCTGAACTGCAGAAGCTATTATCGGTGCACCCACCATGGCTGCAACGTGAAGAAACAAGTTCAGCGATTATCAAAGGATGAAGGGGTCGTGGTCACAACTTACGAGGGCATTCATATGCACCTAATTGAGAAACCAAGAGACAACTTTGAGTCTATCTTAAGCCAGATGCAAGTTTTTGGCAACTTCTAAGAATTTTGGCCGGCATCGTCCTAAGCCCTCATCTATGTATAAATGGACGCACCTTAGATAGAGCATCCATCCGTTGTGATGCTTTTTCAGAAGAACGATTGTGTCCCCGCATGTGATATCATCAAATCCCATATGTTTCCTGCAAAGCCACCTACGAATAGAAAAATGTACGCAGCAAATACTTTGTTGTTATTAAACTTCATATTTGAAGATAATGCAATCACCTAGAACCATACGAGTGGTTGGTTGTCAAGTTTCCTATGTTCCTCAAATTTACCAATTTTCACCCTCATGCTAAAAATCAacattgctctctctctctctctctctctctctcactcactcaagTATATACATGATTTTTATATCATGTATTTGTTAGGACTAACGCAATGAAGAATCTGGGATAATTCTTTATCTCCCATTTTGGTCGACTTATTTATCAGTGCAACATACGTGAAATGTCTCACGCATTATGACATATCAACTCATGTTCAATGAGTGTATGTTAGCATTGGAAGAAGCTTTCATTATTGTACACATCACCAAAAGTCCAATTCTATATGTAGAATTGACTCGAGTTCTTGAAAGATGTTCCTCTTAATCACACTAAGATGATCTAAGCCCTCGGATCTAGCTACTAAGTCTACATGATTTTTGGAGATCATGTCGGTCTTTAAGTTCTATAATATAAGACCTCATCTTGATCCAATTGGAGATCATGTCGGTCCTTAAGTTCTATAATATAAGACCTCATCTTGATCCAATCAAGGCGATAAAAAATTTCGTACACAATGTCACCATTTCATGCATGACATTTGAGATCACAAAACATGTacctctttaaaaaaaaattgtgttttgtTCATCTCAGCTCAGCTCACCCGTCACTAAGTGCCTGAGGTGATATGTTTATGTAAGCAATGATCAAGACCTTATTGGATACTTACATATAAATGTGTGACATACATGAATTCAGtcataggattttttttcataaaaaaattatattttattaagtCCTATAGACCTTCCATGTTTCTTAAATACATCAACAGTAATTGGCTTAGTAAGAGGATCAGCCACCATTTCATGAGTAGAAATGCAGTTAAGTGACACTTTTCCCTTCTATACTATATCTCGCAGGCACCTACATCTAGTATCGATATGCTTAGTTTTAccatggaatttgggattctTAGCAAAAGCTATAACAGCTTCGTTATCGCACTAAACTTCAATCGAAGCATTTGCTTCCAAGACAATATTAAGGTGTCTGAAAAATCTCGTCAACCAAACACCCTCTTGTACTGCCATAGACGCAGCTACAAACTTAGCTTCCATAGTAGATAGAGCTGCACACATCTGTTTCTTACTACAACAAGATATCGCCCAACAATTGAGCATAAGTACATATCCAACCATAGACTTATGTTTATTAGGGTCTCCTTCCCAATCTTTATTTGTGTTACCTTTAAGTCACAGCTCATCACCGTGATAGCAGAGTGCAAAGTTGTTAGTGCCTTTTAAGTACTGCATGATCCTTTTTAACAGTAGTTCTAAGTCTATATATAAAACAATAGCTAGTATAAGGCAAACGAAAGTCATTTTGACAACTGAAGAAAACATCTCATCATAGTCAGTGCCTTCTTTATGTGTGTATCATTTTACCACAAATCAAGCTTTCAATCTTTCAATAGATCCCCTTGTATTTCTTTTGACATTGAGAACCCATTTGTTCCCAATGGTCTTCCTTTCAGGAAGAAGATCGATAAGTTTCCAAACCTTGTTATTGCTCATGGATCtcatttcctcttccattgcttGCTACCGGAGATAGCGTCATGCATAGATTTTGAGACATCAATGTCATCAGGTACTACCATCATAACTTCACCTTCTATCTCAAATCTACATCATGGAATTCTTATCCTCTGACGAAACACCACATTTAGACTCTGACCCTCGTGTAGTTCATACCCACTATCATGAACTGTTTGAGACCATACATTTTGTATCATTGTCTTTTGATCATTCCTCTTTACATGTTCTAGGTAATCCAATTTGTATAGTTGAACATCTGCATTTATATCTCCTTTCTTAGGGAAATTGATTTCCAATAATGTTGCATCCCTTAAATCTATCTCGGTCACACTCCTATATGTATTTTCACCTAGAAAGACATGACTTTTGGGGTATTCACAATATCAAATGAAGATATAAGTCTTCCTCCTTGGTCTCGGTTTACCATACTGGTGGGAAGGATTGTGAACATATGTTGCAAATGACTAAAGTTGGGCCACCTATCTGTCTGTAGTTTATATGGAGTTGATGAGATGGATTTTGTGGGCACTTGGTTAAGGATATATGTCATAGTCAATGAACAATCACCCCAAAAGGCAGTTGGGCAGCAATGCTTGTGCCATAATTGATCTAACTATTTCCATCAATGTTCGATTTCTTCtctcagcaacaccattttgttgtgatGTGTGAGGAGTAGTCAATTGTCTACCTATGTCATTTTCATCACACATTTTCTTAAATTGATCAGATAAGTATTTTTCTACCTCGATCTGTTTGAAGGgctttgatttttcaatcaAGCTGGTTCTCTACCAagttcatgaaatgtttgaaacaATCCAACACTTTAGACTTATGGGAGATCAAATATACATAACAATATCGAGTGCAATCATAATTGAAAGTGATGAAGTACGATGCTTCGTGTCTAGATGCCACACTCATTGATCCACATGTTAGAATGGATTAATTGTAATAGAACGGAAGCTCTAATTTTTTTCTAGATGATTTTTGAGTTGTTTTTCCTGCTAGACAATGTTCACAGATATCGATGTTTATAAGAAACCCTAATAATCCCTCACGAGCTAGTCTAATCATTCTATTTTGCCCAATATGTCTTTGGCAAGCATGCTAAGTACATGCATCCACTTTAACGTGCATGTTAAAGCATTCATCATTCACATAGTAGGAATTTTAATAGgtatttaaaacaaagaaaccatTCATTAACACACACTAAAATAACCAATTGAGTTTGCAGAAAATATCTCAACATAATTGTCATAGTAAGCTTATAGCCAAATGTCATCAAAGCAGAAATAGAGATTAAATTTCATCAAATATTTGAGATGTGAAGCACATCATGCAACAGTAGATCTCGTCTACTTGCCAAAGCCAATTGGCAAGTGCTGATCCCAAGTACTTTTGCATGACTATTGTTTCTCAAGAACAACTACCTTTTCCCTACTAGATACTTTTGATATTCAATGAATTCACTATGATCGTGCATTACATGATTTGTTTCTCATGAGTCTATAATCCAAAAAAGGATGAGATTCTGCAATTAGAGTGCAACttgaaacaaaagaataatGCCTCAAGGTCAAAGAGGTGTGCACCTTCTTTGACTTGCTATACTCCCGAGCGAAATGGCCAAGCTTCCCATAGTTGAAGCATTTCACCTTACTCTTGTCCTTCTTCCCACCGTGGTTCCTGTGGTGTCTCTGTTTTcaatcttgttttttcttttgctaatCTTTTGCATGTTTATTTTTAAACCATTAGGAACATCACCCCTCTTTCTTTTATGATTGGGAGTATTCAGCATGAAAGCCTAACCACTAGATTTGGTAGCTTCCAAGCGCTCCTATTTTACATCCAGGTGTCTGGATATGCCATCAAAAGTTTTGATACTCTTGTTATGTGTCATATTAATGTTCATGTGCTTCCAATTATTTGTTAGTGACCTTATCACCTCATGAATTTGTTGTTCATCTATAAAAGTGTGTTCTGTTGACTTTATCTCTATGATTGTATTAGCCATCTCCTTGAGATGCTCACTCATAGTATGTTGGTGCTGCTTACGATATGAGTCAAATTTAATAATGAGATTTCTTAGTTTAGTGGTTGATGTGCCACCAAACCTGTCCTTAAGAGCATCGATCTCTTTCTTCATGGCAGCTGCCCAACCTATACGTGATAAGGCTTCTTTGATAGAATCAGGTTCTTTAGGAAGTAATGTGCATGACATAGATATCATGGGTTTGGCTTAATTATTCCATGCATTTAACGTGTCTCAATCTGTCGTATGGGAGTTGGTGTTGTGCCTACTTCACGTGATGTAGTTTCTATTTGCTCATTTGCAGATGCGTCTGTCTCATGTGATTGGCTATCTTCCTGCTCGCTAGTGCTCAAACTTTTGATGTGAAAGATTGGAATATTTTAGATTTGTTCACCATCAACCACTTTCTTTGTTCCATGCATCTTGACTATTTCACTTTCTGACATAATGGGTTCTTGTTCTTGTGCCTTGGTGCTaagtatttctttatttttttcatctttaggAAACCAAGCATCATATtgaattttaacattttcatccTTTGTGTCTACCACACTCTTGCATGGGAAGCTGTGTTCATCAAATATGCAATGTCTGGAGATGTAAACTCATCCTGATTTAAGGTGCAAACATATGTAGCTTTCATGCAATGTGCTATAACCGAAAAAATATACAAGGTAATGACCTTGATTCTAGCTTATGTTTGGTATAAACTCTCAAGTATGGGTTGCATAAGCACACAAACATTCTCATGTAATCATACTCATGCCTGATACCAAACAACTTCTCATAAAGCAATTTTATATTCAAGAGTGTTGTAGGAATTCTGTTATGAACCCAAACAGTAGTATTAAACGCATCCACTCAGTACTTTGGGGGTAAATTAGCATAGAATATCATCAGTAGACCCAGCTCAATAACAATTCGATGTCTTCATTCAGCTTGCCCATTCTATTGTAGCGTGTATGGGAAAGACATTATATGATGAATTCCATTctcatcaaaaaaaaaagttcttcatTCTATTGTTATCAAATTCTATTTCACCATCTCAATGAAAgattttgatcattttattaaaatgatTCTTCATGTATGCAATAAACCTCTCAAAACAAGACACAAattctgatttctctcttagagcaaaaattcaacaatattttgtggaatcatcaacaaaaattgtATATTATCTGATCAATTGTATTGAAACTATTGGTGATGGCCCTATAAATCACAATGAAGCATATCAAAAGGTTGTGTCTCTTGTTTATCTGCAATAAAGAATGGTTAATGAGAGGATTTTGCCATAGAATATCCAACACATGCATATTTCTCTTTAACATTCAAACTAcgtatttgtttttctttgtttagaaaTCACAAAACACCATAGTTAACATGAGCTTCTGCGCCATATCTCTAAACTGACTATGTTTTGATTGTttgaaaaacatgttgtttgcatcccaaaaatttatttgttttttgagtgcttcagaaaattgaggttttattttgaaatgagagagaaaaggactCGCCTGCCAGTACAAGGTCCGGCCATTTCCAATGCCTTTATTGAGGTTAACTCAACAAAGAACTAACCTCTTACTTTGCACACTCCAATATTTAAAATGTTATTCtaaatcctatatgcatgtgttttcaagtctaaataaaatttttaaaaatattgagacaaattttgaaataattaaaatatggtttagtttaaaaaaaaatagtaccCTCAGGTCTTGAACTTGGGTCTTAATGGTTAATGAACCCTAAATAATTAGTAACTTTAGAAACTTAAGATTGAATTATTGGAATAGCGGAATAGTACAGAAAAGAAATTGTTTAAAAGAGACATTTGTAGGATCATTTGAGTTCTTCAAATATTGTCACTATAACTCAAATaaaagataacttatatttgaagatagtttttaaaattaaagttttcaatttgtttgaagAAATATAATTAGGAACAAACttgtaaattacttattttgcaaaacatgacttcaatttgtcatgttttgcaaaagcaactttttcaaattttatttgaaaaataagatatcaaaatagatGCACGATGACCATAATTCTTGTTCATCATAAGGCTAAAGAGAAAGATTTGCAATAttgcaaatatcaaaataatatattgGAAATAGtaaagatttgatatttaaaacaagaaaacattaTAATTTTTAGGGAGTTTCCTTTGAATCTTAAGTAAGTTTCAAGATTTTACCTTAATTTGATTATCAGTTTATTAAGACTTGATCTTATCATACTCAAACtttttagagatgtgcttgtaaACATTTGTGAGTCCTATAAGTGATTGTGTATACATGATTACATAAATTCTATAtgcttaataaaaaataaaccattCTTATCATAACGTACATCTATggggaaaccaaaaaaaaaaatggaaatcaaTAAAGGTAAGATTTCATCTAGTGAGTCATTCAAGGGTATACGGAAAATATAAGTAGGGAATAGAAGGCTAAAAAGAAgtgaatgatttgaaaatatatatatgaaagatggatttacaatttgaaaaattgaaaatgaaatgctCAATGCAAATTGACATTTACATCAAGTGTGTTTACTGTGTCTCAGAGGTTGGACATGTTCCAACctcaaaataacaataaaaaaaaacccatttCAAATCTTCACATCGTAATATACATCCACAAACAATTCAACCATCAAAATAGAGAATTaaatagagaaatgaaaagatagaTATACGACAAGAGAGCAAGAATAgatagagaaaaattaaaatgagcgaaagagaaaaacaaaaataagtagagagaaataaatatgagagagggagaataagagagagatatttgatagagaaaaaattaaatgataaaaaaagaataaaaaagagaaataaagataaaaaattaaaatgacagAAATATAAGTTAAAATGCTAGAGAAAAgttaagaatgagagaaataaacattaaaatgaaaaagagatgaGTAAAGAATGAGgttattttggaaaagaaaagatatttcGAGAAAACCAAGGGCCTTTTGAGAAATTCAATGAtactttcaaaaaatcaaggtattttgagaattttgaacTAGAAGTTATtggtatttaaaaaatgatcataATGTCTCGAAACTTGAACTGGAAATGATTTGTGACTTGTGTTCGGATCTAAAAATAGATCTAGCTCTCAGATTTGGAGCTGGATCTGGATCAAGAGCTTAGAATGgatcaaaaataatatatttggactcggatcttaaatttggatctaaaattcatatttggtTCTAAATCTCAGATTTAGATCTGGATTGAGGTAAAAACATAAacttggatctaaatttggatctagatgaagaatttggatctgaacaaGGATATGGATCTAGACTTTGGATCTTGGGTTTGGACCAGGTCTGAATTTTATTGAAGACACAAATTGGGATCAAATGATTCCaaaattgagatttggatcaagGTCTACATCAAAAGTTCTGCTGTGGATCCagttttaaaagttggatttgagTTTGGATCCATTTTAGATCTGGTTTAGATTTAGGGATCTGTTTTGGATCTGGGGTAagtatttggatctggatttggatttagggcTTTGTGTTGGATACGGAGCTAGGCTTTGGATCCTGATTTAGATCTATGGACTTGTTTTAGGCTTCTGTATGAGTTTTTTATCTGAATACCAATTTGAATTATAGAATAAgtctaaattgagattgggcTTTGTGTCCAAAGTCTAAAATTAGATCTGAATAAGTTTCAAATATTGTTGatagtcaaataaaaaaataaaataaataattaagaGAATTTGAAGTGCTTGAAGCCGAAAATCCTTGAAAGCTACCGTTAAATTATCACAAAATGTTCGAAAAATGTGAAatatagaattttgaaaaatttagggtgattaCACAGGCCTCCTTTATTCTTGCTTCAAGCACGTAAAGATCACCTTGATGAATGTCCTTCAGCTATGACTCGCTTCGTTTCCATGTTCTTAATTTGGAAATGATAAtgggaaaaacaaaaatccactAGTAAGTCTCTTGTCAGTTGACTTACTGAAATCAAATTTCTTCTAATTTTAAGAATGACTAAAACATTCTTCAAATCTAATCCATTTTGGTTATAGCCAATTTTTGCCTCTTCAATACGTGTAATCTTAAGAGAGCGTCCATTTCCCTTATAATTGTTTTTGTACCTCTGTATTGGGATGTGTTCAGAAGCATACCTAAGTTCAATGTTATGTGCAAAGTCGCTTAGAGTCTGGAAACTAGGTGTGGTCCTAGTTATCAGCCATAGTTTTGCTGCTGAAGGTTCTACAACCTCTTCACCTTATGCACATTATCGAATTTGTGCCAGCATCTAAAAACATAGTGATTCGGTTTAAAATAAATCTGGCATACcatacctttttctttgttcatcgTGGCTTTTCCTTTGgtatttgtaaatttttgttgatttgctGAAGTCTTGACAACGTTTCCTTGATTATCTTGTTGTCCACGGTTATATGGATAAAACCCCCTACCTTGAGAAGATAATCTCCCTCTTCCTATACGTTGACCATAGAACGTTTGCCTTTAGGCATAAAACACAGATTGATGCTaaatttttccttcatattaATTAAGTGACTTCAACGTTTCATGGATTTGTAGCAATGGTATAATGCCCTTGTAACTTGGGGCTTTAGCATTAATGTCACAAACGATCCATACTTAGGTCCCAATCcattgagaagaagaaagaacttTGTATGGTCATCCACCAGTCTTCCAATGGCCTGCAATTCATTGAAGGTATTTTTGAAAATCCTCATGTAATCAGCCATgttcatattcttcttttttgtttgtttgaaatttttgtagCAAACAACATTCTC
This window of the Nymphaea colorata isolate Beijing-Zhang1983 chromosome 2, ASM883128v2, whole genome shotgun sequence genome carries:
- the LOC116247019 gene encoding probable WRKY transcription factor 75, with protein sequence MPFLIPSLSSYASFSSLLLKHLSLSLSYSLFLSIMEDFCFSSAEHNDIYFPIHPSAPPPSLSHMLSSHNFPVDLHQNPSGLLGLIKTEAAPARNLDPSASQGEAASTGSVEVEAAGPTPEKKKKGEKKERRPRYAFQTRSQVDILDDGYRWRKYGQKAVKNNKHPRSYYRCTHHGCNVKKQVQRLSKDEGVVVTTYEGIHMHLIEKPRDNFESILSQMQVFGNF